The Prunus persica cultivar Lovell chromosome G7, Prunus_persica_NCBIv2, whole genome shotgun sequence genome has a segment encoding these proteins:
- the LOC109950391 gene encoding non-classical arabinogalactan protein 31-like: MGFAQAKGLVLVQISVLLLSCFIVLGKEIESLAPNSHAPSHAPVHPPSHAPAHSPSHHHHHHHGHPPSHAPVHPHSHSPVHPPSHSPVHPPSHAPAQSPTHHHHHHGHPPSHAPVHPPSQSPVHPPSHSPVHPPSHAPAHSPSHHHHSHPPSHAPVHPPSHAPVQPPSHPPTHHSPSPSPSHPPVHPPQSPPKSFVAVQGIVYCKSCKYSKVDTLLGASPLQGATVKLQCNDTKKPLVVKAKTDKKGYFFITAPKHITSHGVHKCKVSLVSSPSASCSKPSDFQGGLRGAILKPEKPFVSGKLPFFLYSVGPFAFEPKCHH; encoded by the exons atgggaTTCGCTCAAGCAAAAGGTCTAGTGCTTGTGCAGATCTCAGTGCTTCTACTGAGCTGCTTCATTGTGCTTGGTAAAGAAATTGAGTCTTTGGCACCCAATTCTCATGCACCAAGCCATGCACCGGTTCATCCTCCAAGCCATGCACCGGCTCACTCACCAAgtcaccaccatcaccaccaccacggCCACCCTCCCAGCCACGCACCAGTTCACCCTCATAGCCATTCACCGGTTCATCCACCAAGCCATTCACCGGTTCATCCTCCAAGCCATGCACCGGCTCAGTCACCaactcaccaccaccatcaccatggTCATCCTCCCAGCCACGCTCCGGTTCACCCACCAAGCCAATCGCCGGTTCACCCTCCTAGCCATTCACCGGTTCACCCTCCAAGCCATGCACCGGCTCACTCACCaagtcaccaccaccacagtCACCCTCCCAGCCACGCACCGGTTCACCCACCTAGCCACGCCCCGGTTCAACCCCCTAGCCACCCTCCCACTCACCATTCACCATCCCCCAGTCCAAGCCACCCCCCGGTTCACCCTCCACAATCTCCACCAAAGAGCTTTGTAGCGGTTCAAGGCATTGTCTATTGCAAATCCTGCAAGTACTCTAAGGTTGATACCCTCTTGGGTGCCTCACCACTTCAAG GGGCTACTGTGAAGCTGCAGTGCAACGACACTAAGAAGCCACTAGTGGTCAAAGCCAAGACAGACAAGAAGGGTTACTTCTTCATCACGGCACCCAAGCACATAACCTCCCATGGGGTCCACAAGTGCAAGGTCTCGCTTGTCTCTTCACCATCTGCCTCGTGCTCTAAGCCGTCTGATTTCCAGGGTGGTCTAAGGGGTGCCATCTTGAAGCCAGAGAAGCCATTTGTCTCCGGAAAACTCCCATTTTTCCTCTACTCCGTTGGCCCATTTGCCTTCGAGCCTAAATGCCATCATTAA
- the LOC18770107 gene encoding uncharacterized protein LOC18770107, which produces MLIDESDYYCIHVRKTTEEPTLNNLSQNQNQGVPIKFELYSSTDNAWTMAEDDNFEHPVRIIQEPLDLITETTIRVPCASSAELLSNTGRHTVVPMVTEVLNTLNIPEHEHQSVVNKLFSAFVESQDLTIEPDNIFVVGIEHVIFRMHFVNDYQMVYGLGFPFVPATASSIEGLEEVSVDGLDGTCVICMENFGEDDFGGHARRLPCSHLYHEDCIVEWLETSHLCPVCRYPMPHNNAD; this is translated from the coding sequence ATGCTAATCGATGAGAGTGACTACTATTGTATCCATGTCCGGAAAACAACCGAAGAACCCACCCTCAACAACCTGTCCCAGAACCAGAACCAAGGAGTTCCAATCAAGTTCGAGCTCTACAGCTCGACCGACAACGCTTGGACGATGGCAGAAGATGATAATTTTGAACACCCTGTACGAATTATCCAAGAACCACTCGACCTCATCACTGAAACAACCATTAGGGTTCCTTGTGCCAGCTCTGCCGAGCTATTATCCAATACGGGCAGGCACACAGTAGTCCCCATGGTCACTGAGGTTCTCAACACTCTAAACATCCCAGAACATGAGCACCAATCTGTTGTTAACAAACTATTTAGTGCGTTTGTTGAGTCTCAAGACCTCACCATTGAGCctgataatatttttgttgtgGGCATAGAGCACGTCATTTTCCGGATGCACTTTGTCAATGATTATCAAATGGTTTATGGTCTTGGCTTCCCGTTCGTTCCCGCGACGGCGTCGTCCATTGAGGGCTTGGAGGAAGTGAGCGTTGATGGCTTGGATGGtacttgtgttatttgtaTGGAGAACTTTGGTGAGGATGATTTTGGTGGACATGCTCGTCGCTTGCCTTGCTCTCATCTTTACCATGAAGATTGCATTGTTGAGTGGCTGGAGACCAGTCACTTGTGTCCTGTGTGCCGATACCCGATGCCTCATAATAATGCAGATTAA